A genomic window from Pyxidicoccus trucidator includes:
- a CDS encoding SPW repeat domain-containing protein — translation MAEPQTSRFLPSLVPPHVLGEPGLRRVVRRALDKSAAAGILSRPLFGRLPLRRWIPQDVHSLLDYKGGTASLLAGLLSDDPVARAAGLALGSSVIGVSLLTDYRLSLTKLIPIEAHEIADYAYGAAAILAPFVLGYARRSPVAAAIHVLVGLSTIVASLVTDYRCQTGMHLGGELATDPEAIGA, via the coding sequence ATGGCCGAGCCGCAGACCTCGAGATTCCTCCCCTCTCTCGTCCCACCCCACGTGCTGGGGGAGCCGGGCCTGCGCCGGGTGGTGCGCCGCGCGCTGGACAAGAGCGCCGCGGCGGGAATCCTGTCCCGCCCGCTGTTCGGCCGGCTGCCGCTGCGCCGGTGGATACCGCAGGACGTGCACTCGCTGCTGGACTACAAGGGCGGCACTGCCTCACTGCTCGCGGGCCTGCTGTCGGATGACCCGGTGGCCAGGGCGGCGGGGCTGGCGCTGGGCTCCTCCGTCATCGGCGTGTCGCTGCTCACCGACTACCGCCTGAGCCTCACCAAGCTCATCCCCATCGAAGCGCACGAAATCGCCGACTACGCCTATGGCGCGGCGGCCATCCTCGCGCCCTTCGTGCTGGGCTACGCGAGGCGCAGCCCCGTGGCCGCCGCCATCCACGTCCTGGTGGGCCTGTCGACGATTGTGGCCTCGCTGGTGACGGACTACCGGTGCCAGACGGGCATGCACCTGGGCGGCGAGCTGGCGACGGACCCGGAGGCGATAGGCGCGTGA
- a CDS encoding sodium-translocating pyrophosphatase — MTPTVPRMDALRKSVTGAAARALALLTVFAASAAHASEADLVLPNFSEVTFFGGFNGYQLLLSGIVVCVVGLIFGFLQYASLKKLPVHRAMLEISELIYETCKTYLITQLKFIGVLWALIAVVMVGYFGFLRHMDVGRVAIILIASLVGIAGSCGVAWFGIRVNTFANSRTAFASLRGKPYPTYAIPLQAGMSIGMVLISTELLLMLGILLFIPADFAGPCFIGFAIGESLGASALRIAGGIFTKIADIGSDLMKIVFKIKEDDARNPGVIADCTGDNAGDSVGPSADGFETYGVTGVALITFILLAVEVPFRIELLVWIFMMRIVMVLASLAAYGLNNLYQGGKYKNADHMNFEHPLTALVWVTSIISVALTFLVSYLLIPNLGGDSSLWWKLSAIITCGTLAGAIIPEAIKAFTSTESRHVREVVTASREGGASLNVISGLVAGNFSAYWMGLIIAGLMGLAFWFSGAGVEGAGVGQLMLAAPVFAFGLVAFGFLGMGPVTIAVDSYGPVTDNAQSVYELSLIENVPNVKEEVKRDFGFDLDFEKGKQFLEENDGAGNTFKATAKPVLIGTAVVGATTMIFSIIVLLVGITTGPNGEQILDPAKAQFLSLLHAPFLLGLITGGAIIYWFSGASMQAVSTGAYRAVEFIKANIKLEGVEKASVEDSKRVVEICTQYAQKGMINIFLAVFFSTLAFACLEPYFFVGYLISIAIFGLYQAVFMANAGGAWDNAKKLVETELKAKGTDLHAACVVGDTVGDPFKDTSSVALNPVIKFTTLFGLLAVELAVELNAAGQGTLTTILAAVFFVASTVFVYRSFYGMRIQSVGGDTSDVKPGAAMKTA, encoded by the coding sequence CTTCCTGCAGTACGCCAGCCTGAAGAAGCTGCCCGTGCACCGGGCGATGCTCGAGATTTCCGAGCTCATCTACGAGACGTGCAAGACGTACCTCATCACCCAGCTCAAGTTCATCGGCGTCCTGTGGGCGCTCATCGCCGTGGTGATGGTGGGCTACTTCGGCTTCCTGCGTCACATGGACGTGGGCCGGGTGGCCATCATCCTCATCGCCAGCCTCGTGGGCATCGCCGGCTCCTGCGGCGTGGCCTGGTTCGGCATCCGCGTCAACACCTTCGCCAACAGCCGCACCGCCTTCGCGTCGCTGCGTGGCAAGCCCTACCCCACCTACGCGATTCCCCTCCAGGCCGGTATGTCCATCGGCATGGTGCTCATCAGCACCGAGCTGCTGCTGATGCTGGGCATCCTCCTGTTCATCCCGGCGGACTTCGCGGGCCCCTGCTTCATCGGCTTCGCCATCGGTGAGTCGCTGGGCGCGTCCGCGCTGCGCATCGCCGGCGGTATCTTCACCAAGATCGCCGACATCGGCTCCGACCTGATGAAGATCGTCTTCAAGATCAAGGAAGACGACGCGCGCAACCCGGGCGTCATCGCCGACTGCACCGGCGACAACGCGGGCGACAGCGTGGGCCCCTCGGCCGACGGCTTCGAGACCTACGGCGTGACGGGCGTGGCGCTCATCACCTTCATCCTGCTGGCCGTCGAGGTGCCCTTCCGCATCGAGCTGCTGGTCTGGATTTTCATGATGCGCATCGTGATGGTGCTCGCGTCCCTGGCGGCCTACGGCCTGAACAACCTGTACCAGGGTGGCAAGTACAAGAACGCGGACCACATGAACTTCGAGCACCCGCTCACCGCGCTGGTGTGGGTGACGTCCATCATCTCCGTGGCCCTGACGTTCCTGGTCAGCTACCTGCTCATCCCGAACCTGGGCGGCGACAGCAGCCTGTGGTGGAAGCTGTCGGCCATCATCACCTGCGGCACCCTGGCCGGCGCCATCATCCCCGAGGCCATCAAGGCCTTCACGTCCACCGAGAGCCGCCACGTGCGCGAGGTCGTCACGGCCAGCCGCGAGGGTGGTGCGTCGCTCAACGTCATCTCCGGCCTGGTGGCGGGTAACTTCTCCGCCTACTGGATGGGCCTCATCATCGCCGGCCTGATGGGCCTGGCGTTCTGGTTCAGCGGCGCCGGTGTCGAGGGCGCGGGCGTGGGCCAGCTGATGCTCGCCGCCCCGGTGTTCGCCTTCGGCCTCGTGGCCTTCGGCTTCCTCGGCATGGGCCCGGTCACCATCGCGGTCGACTCCTACGGCCCGGTGACGGACAACGCGCAGAGCGTGTACGAGCTGTCCCTCATCGAGAACGTCCCCAACGTGAAGGAAGAGGTGAAGCGCGACTTCGGCTTCGACCTGGACTTCGAGAAGGGCAAGCAGTTCCTCGAGGAGAACGACGGCGCGGGCAACACCTTCAAGGCCACTGCCAAGCCGGTGCTCATCGGCACCGCCGTGGTGGGCGCCACGACGATGATCTTCTCCATCATCGTGCTGCTGGTGGGCATCACCACCGGCCCCAACGGTGAGCAGATTCTCGACCCGGCGAAGGCGCAGTTCCTGTCCCTGCTCCACGCCCCGTTCCTCCTGGGCCTCATCACCGGCGGCGCCATCATCTACTGGTTCTCCGGCGCGTCCATGCAGGCCGTGTCCACCGGCGCCTACCGCGCGGTGGAGTTCATCAAGGCCAACATCAAGCTGGAGGGCGTGGAGAAGGCCAGCGTGGAGGACTCCAAGCGGGTGGTGGAGATCTGCACCCAGTACGCGCAGAAGGGCATGATCAACATCTTCCTCGCGGTGTTCTTCAGCACGCTCGCCTTCGCCTGCCTCGAGCCGTACTTCTTCGTCGGCTACCTCATCTCCATCGCCATCTTCGGCCTGTACCAGGCCGTGTTCATGGCGAACGCGGGCGGCGCCTGGGACAACGCGAAGAAGCTGGTCGAGACGGAGCTGAAGGCCAAGGGCACGGACCTGCACGCGGCCTGCGTCGTCGGCGACACCGTCGGCGACCCGTTCAAGGACACGTCCTCCGTGGCGCTCAACCCGGTCATCAAGTTCACCACCCTCTTCGGCCTGCTGGCCGTGGAGCTGGCGGTGGAGCTGAATGCCGCGGGCCAGGGCACGCTCACCACCATCCTGGCGGCGGTGTTCTTCGTGGCGTCGACGGTGTTCGTGTACCGCAGCTTCTACGGCATGCGCATCCAGAGCGTCGGTGGCGACACCAGCGACGTGAAGCCGGGCGCGGCCATGAAGACGGCCTAG
- a CDS encoding cold-shock protein — translation MATGTVKWFNDAKGFGFIVQDGGGEDVFVHHSAINMDGFRTLAEGQKVEFEVGRGPKGLQAQNVRAG, via the coding sequence ATGGCAACTGGTACCGTGAAGTGGTTCAACGATGCGAAGGGCTTTGGTTTCATCGTGCAGGATGGCGGCGGTGAGGACGTGTTCGTCCACCACTCCGCCATCAACATGGATGGCTTCCGCACGCTGGCCGAGGGCCAGAAGGTGGAGTTCGAGGTCGGCCGCGGCCCCAAGGGCCTGCAGGCGCAGAACGTTCGCGCGGGCTGA